DNA from Gephyromycinifex aptenodytis:
CTGGCCATCAAGCAGGCGATGTTCGAAAACCTCGACGAGATCTGCAAGCCGGGGGCGATCCTGGCCACGACGACCTCATCACTGCCGGTGATCCAGGTGGCGATGTCGACCCAGCGCCCCGCCGATGTCATCGGCATGCACTTCTTCAACCCGGCGCAGGTCATGAAGCTCGTCGAGGTGGTCTCGACCGTCTCCACCGCCCCCGACGTCTCCGCCACGGTGGTGGACCTGTGCCGCAAGCTCAAGAAACACCCCGTCTCCTGTGGCGACCGCTCCGGGTTCATCGTCAACGCGCTGCTGTTCCCCTACCTCAACGACGCGGTCAAGATGCTCGAGGCGCATTACGCGACCACCGACGACATCGACCTGGCGATGAAGGCAGGCTGTGGCTATCCGATGGGGCCGTTCGAACTGCTTGATGTGGTCGGGCTCGACGTTTCGCTGGCCATCCAGCGCGAGCTCTACCTGGAGTTCCGGGAGCGCGGGTTCTCTCCCTCTCCGCTGCTGGAGCACCTGGTGAAAGCCGGCTATCTCGGCCGCAAGACCAAGCGTGGTTTCCGCACCTACGCCTGAGCGCTCAGGTGCGGCGCTGACCGTCGAAGCAGCCCAAGAAGGGCGGGTGGCCTAGCCACTCGCCCTTCTTGGGCTGTCGACAGCGGTCAGGAGGTGCTCGGGCTCGCCGTCGCCGGGGCGGTGGTGGCTGCCTTGCTCGTCTCCTCGATCGCGGTAGCGAGGACTTCCACGCCGGCTTTCAACCGCTCGGTGAAGGTGACCGACTCCCACGGGTCCCACTCCACGCTGAACTCGGTGGGGCTACCCGGGGTGCTGGACTCGATGAGTCCCTTCATGACGCTCACCGGGACCCCGGTCGGGGCGTCGCCGCGAGGTACCAGCCCCACCTTGGCGGCCGGGTCTGCCAGCGCCAACAGCGACCAGGGCAGCCGGAAACTCAACATGGCAGGCTCGTCCGCGTCCGGGCGCTCCAGCGACCAGGTGGCTCGCGAGTCAAAGGCCGGGTCCTTGGGATCCCAGGACCCCAGGGACAAGATGCCTACCTGCTGCATCTGCGCAGGCAACTCGCGGTCGGTGTTGGGAACCTTCATCGGTCGGGCCACGGTCAGGCTCTGCTCGCTCCAACCGCGACTGCCGGGCTGCGGCAGGAACTCGGCCGGCAAACCGTCGAGGCGCACCGGGTCCAGGGCGGTGCGGATGAAGCAGGTGGCGGTGCTCATCGTCGGGATGACCTGGATGGCGACGTCGTAGACGTTCTTACCGCCGCCGCCGGGAAGCACGAGGCCGTAGCCGGGCAGCAGGTCGAAGCCGATGTCCACCGGTGAGGTCACCCGGCGCGAGAAGTAGAACGACAGATACAAATAGGCCGCGTCGTGGTCGACGTCGATGCGCTGCATCTCGCTGGGACCTTCGTACACGGTGCGTGCGCCGGCCCGGGCAGGGTCGTGGGCCAGGAGCCCGAACCATTGCGCGGCGGTGAGCGGGTCGTGCCACAACGTGGCCGAGGCCTCCTTGGCGGGCTCGTGCCGGGCCTGGGTGTTCCAGCTCTGGGCGCTCCAGTCGTCACTCCACGAGGCCAGGATGCCGCCGGCCAACCCGAGCGAGGAGTAGAGGCGAAGCAGCTCGGCGTTGACCTCCATCGCTTCCTGCTCGGAGTTGTCGCCCAGGTCCCGGTCGTGCGGTGCCTGGCGGGCGCTGCCGATCGAGCTCGGCACGCCGACCTGGGTGATGAGCAGCGGACGTCCCGCGTGGTGGGTGGCTAGATCACGCAGGTAGGCCGCGTACGGATCCCCGTCCGAGGCAGTGTTGTAGGAGGGCTGCTGGAACAGGAAGTCGGGAGCGTACGGGGTTGCCGCATAGGCCACGAAGGCGCCACCGGGCCAGGCGATGGAGGTGGCGATGTGGTTGGGGTCCAGGCTGACAAGATCCTCGCGGGCGACCGGCTCCTCGGGATGGACCAAGGGGTCGGTGGTCGGCCAGTTCTCCACCCCGATCGGCACGCTGAGACCGTGGGCTGCCTCCAACGTGGCGAGTTGATCCATCCGGGCCGCCAGCCAGTGTTCGGTGGGGGTGGCCTCTTTGGTGGCCGAGAAATAGGTGCTGGCGCCGTCTCGGTGGGTGCGGCCGCTGCCCTCGTCGGTGGCCTTGACCACGGCCGGTTCCAGCGGCGGGCCGATGATCCAGGCAGCGACCCAGGCCGAGACATCAGCCTTCCATTGGCCGCTGACCCGGCCGCGGGTGCTCGCCCGCCGCAGGGTGCCGTGCACGGCGGCGCTGGCATCGGTGATCATCTGCTCAACTGCCTGGTTGGCACTGCCGAACAGGTCGCCCTGCAGGCTGCTTGGAAGCTCGGCTCCCTGGATCAGATACAGCGGAGCGTCAGGATTCTCGGTGTTGTAGCGCAGCAGCTCGGCGTAGAAGTGCGGCGGGTGGATCGTGGTGCAACGGATGACCCGAATCCCCAGGTCGGCCATCATCGGCAGCCAGCGTCGATACTCCGCCGCCGTGATGCTCATTCGCTGCGGTGCGCGCCCCGGCATTGCCGAGCCCAGCGTCACCCCGGCCCAGAACTGGCGCTGACCCGAGCGGGTGTGGAGGACGAGGGACTCGCCTTCCTGCCTGGCCACGCAGCGCAGCTCATCCACGGTTCGGGGGGTGGGCGCCCAAGAATCCAGCGGAGCGGCAGAGGAACCCATGGGCGTCGGGGTGTCTGACGGGCGGCTGGTGTGGGCCGGTTCGGGAGTTCCCGGCCCGCTGCAGGCGCTCAGCGCCACCCCGCCGGTCGCCAACGCCCCGGCGGCAACAAAAGCGCGCCTGCTGAGCTCGCCGAAACTCTGCGGGCCCGTCATCCGTGTTCCCTCCCTAAGCCACCGCTGATACCCGAGGTCCGGGAATCAACACTTCTTGCGACACTGTCCTGGTGCCCCGAGCCAACCGCCGCCGCGAACAGGGGCGAGGTCTCGATATAGAGCGGATCTCGCCCTCGCAACGACGCGAGACGTATGCGGGCGTGGTGTGGATGGTGCGCCGAGTCCGCGGCCGCCCGGACGGACGACGATACCTGTGCCCGGGCTGTCAGCAGAGTTTCGAGTCCGCCATCGCGCACGTGGTGGTGTGGCCCGACAGCGGGCTGGGCGCCGGCGGGGTGGATGATCGCCGTCACTGGCACACACCCTGCTGGCAGGCCAGGGAGCGTCGGCCACCTCGCGGGGCGTACCGCTGACCGTTCCAACCCATTGTTTCCCCCCGACAGTGGCCGAGCGGAGGTGCCACCTTGACCGGGTCGAAGGGGCGCTCCACCAGCAGATGTGTGAACTCTACACCGCGTCCAGGACACCTGATCGGGCTCGCCGTCAGCCGGGCTGACCAGGCCCGGACGTGGCGCCGCCCCACCGGTCGCGAGGCCGATGGGGCGGGGTGGAGCCGACTCGATCAGACGTTGCGGAACCGGTTGATCGCCTCCAGGTTGGCTTCGCGCAGCTCCGGCTTGGAGACACCGAGCCCTTCCTCGGGGGAGAGGCACAACACGCCGACCTTGCCCTGGTGGGCGTTGCTGTGCACGTCCAGGGCCGCCTGGCCGACCTGGTCCATGCTGTACGCCTTGCTCAGGGTCGGGTGGATGAGGCCGCGGCGGATGAGGCTGTTGGCCTCCCAAGCCTCGCGGTAGTTCGCGAAGTGGCTGGAGATGATCCGCTTGAGGTTCATCCACAAGTAACGGTTGTCGTACTCGTGCATGTAGCCCGAGGTGGAGGCGCAGGTGACGATCGTGCCGCCCTTGCGGGTGACGAAGACCGAGGCGCCGAAAGTCTCCCGGCCCGGGTGTTCGAAGACGATGTCGACGTCGTGACCGTTGGTCAGCTCACGAATATCGGCGCCGAAGCGCTTCCATTCCTTCGGGTTCTGCTTGGTGCCTTCTTCGTTCCAGAACTTGTAGTCATTGGCGCGACGGTCGATGACGAGTTCGGCGCCCATCTTGCGGCAGATGTCGGCTTTGTCGGCGGAGGAGACCACGCAGATGGGGGTGGCGCCACCGGCCAGGGCCATCTGGGTGGCGTAGGAGCCAAGACCACCGGAGGCGCCCCAGATGAGCACCCGGTCACCGAGCTTCATGCCCGCGCCGTTCTTGCTAATGAGCTGGCGGTAGGCGGTGGAGTTGACCAGCCCGGGGCAGGCTGCCTCTTCCCAGGTCAGGTGCTCGGGCTTGGGCATGAGTTGGTTCGCCTTGACGATGGCCAGCTCAGCCAGCCCACCGAAGTTGGTCTCGAAGCCCCAGATCCGTTGCTCCGGGTCGAGCATGGTGTCGTTGTGCCCGTCGTGGTGTTCCAGCTCGACCGACAGACAGTGCGCCACGCACTCTTGACCGGGCTTCCACAAGTGCACGCCCGGCCCGGTGCGCAGCACGACGCCGGACAGGTCGGAGCCGATGATGTGATAGGGCAGGTCGTGGCGTTTGGATGCCTCGGACAGCTTGCCGTAGCGCTCCAGGAAGCCGAAGGTCGGCATCGGCTCGAAGATGCTCGTCCACACCGTGTTGTAGTTCACCGAACTGGCCATGACAGCCACCAGCGCCTCACCGGGGGCAAGCTCCGGGATCGGCACCTCATCGATGTGCAGGCTCTCGCGGGGGTCCTTGTCACGGCTGGCGCGGCCCTCGAACATTCCGACCTCGTCCTTGTGGACGGTCACGGCCCTGAAGGCCTCCGGAACTGCCAGCCCGGCGTAAGTCGCTTCAGAACGATCGCCGGACAGGATGGCCTCTCGGATCTCGTGCATGGTCAGGTCTCCTTCACGAGGTGGTGCGGAACGAATCCCGGTCCGCCAGGACGGCGAAGCGCAGGCTCAATGTCACTAGTGAGGATTCCTGCACCGACCCGTCCGGGGAACGCGACCCACGGGTGAGGTTCATCACCAGCCCGGACGCGTCTCGGGCCCCGGACGTGCTGGTCCGGGGCCCGAGACGGGTAAAGGTGCGAGCGATTGCAGTTCAGTGGCTGCCCTCGGTCGAAGGCTCGACCAGCTCGACCAGAACGCCGCCGGCGTCCTTGGGGTGGATGAAGTTGATCCGGCTACCGGCCGTGCCGCGCTTGGGCTCGGGGTAGAGCAGCCGCAGTCCGCGCTCCTTGAGGGTGGCGCAGACCTCGTCGATGTTTTCGACGCGGTAGGCCATCTGCTGGATGCCGACGCCGCTCTTGTCGATGAACTTGGCGATCGTGGACTTCTCGTTGAGAGGTGCGAGCAACTGGATGCAGGAGGTGGAGTCACCGACCTCCATCATCGCCTCGGCGACGCCCTGCTCCTCGTTGACCTCACGATGGGCCATGCGCATTCCGTACTTCTCCTCGTAGAAGGCGATTGCCTCGTCGAGGTCACGGACGGCGATGCCGACGTGGTCGATGTGGGTGAACAGTCCGGCTACAGGTTCAGTCATGTCTCTCAGCCTAGGACCCCGCTTGCTTCGGCGGGCACAGTCGCCAGAGCGGGCGCCTTCGAAGGGGACCAAAGGCCTCTAGAGTGGAGGCCTGTCACCGAAGACACCCGGAGGTTCTTCAGCATGTCCGCACCCCGCAATGATCGCCCCAGCAGTGTTCTCCTCGCCGGAGCCCGTACCCCCATCGGACGGCTCCTGGGGGGCCTATCGAGCTTCTCCGGAGCCCAGCTCGGTGGGTTCGCCATCAAAGCTGCTCTGCAAAAGGCCGGTGTCGCCCCGGAGCAGGTCGAATACGTGATCATGGGGCAGGTTCTGACGGCCGGCGCCGGCCAGATTCCCGCACGTCAGGCCGCCAACGACGCGGGCATCCCGATGACGGTGCCGGCCTTGAGCATCAACAAAGTGTGTCTGTCGGGTGTGGACGCCATCGCCCTGGCCGATCAGCTCATCCGCGCCGGAGAGTTCGACGTCATCGTGGCCGGTGGCCAGGAGTCGATGAGCCAGGCCCCGCACTTGCTGGAGAAGAGCCGCTCAGGCTTCAAGTACGGCAATGTCACCATGCGTGACCACATGGCCCATGACGGACTGTGGGACGCCTTCACCGACCAGAGCATGGGCGACCTCACCGAGGACGGTAACCGCGGGGACGTCGAGGTCAGCCGCGAAGAACAGGACGCATTCGCAGCGCGCAGCCACCGACTGGCGGCCAAAGCCTGGCAGGACGGCCTGTTTGCTGACGAAGTAGTTCCCGTCGAGGTGCCGCAGCGCAAGGGCGAGCCGGTGATCGTCTCGGCCGACGAGGGTGTCCGGGCCGCCACCACGGTTGAGACGCTCGGCAAGTTGCGCCCGGCCTTCCGCAAGGACGGCACCATCACCGCCGGAACCGCCTCGCAGATCTCCGACGGGGCCTGCGCAGTGGTGGTGATGAGCAAGGCCAAGGCCGAGGAGCTCGGGCTGGAGTGGATCGCCGAGATCGGCGCGCACGGCAACGTGGCAGGTCCCGACTCCACCCTGCAGTCCCAGCCCGCGAACGCCATCGTCGCGGCGTGCGCCAAGGAGGGTATCGCTCCCACCGATCTGGATCTGGTCGAGATCAACGAGGCGTTCGCTGCCGTGGGCATCGCCTCCACCCGCCAGTTGGGTATCGACCCGGAAAAGGTCAACGTCAACGGTGGCGCGATCGCCATGGGCCACCCGATCGGAATGTCCGGCGCCAGGATCGCACTGCACCTGGCTCTGGAGTTGCGCCGTCGCGGCGGCGGCGTCGGCGCAGTCTCGCTGTGTGGCGGTGGCGGTCAGGGTGATGCGCTGATTCTGCGGGTTCCCCAAGCCTGAGAGTCCGTCTCCTGGATGCTGTGCCCGTCGGGAAAGGTGGTCGTTGATGTCGCGCCGTCAGGTCGACGTTCCAGCGCTCGTGGAGGCGGCTCGGGCCGGCGCACCACGCGCTGTGGCCAGACTGATTTCGCTGGTCGAGGATGCACATCCGGCACTGCGAGAGGTGATGACGGCGCTCGCGCCGCACACGGGGCACGCGCACATCATCGGTTTGACCGGCAGCCCGGGCGTCGGGAAATCGACGATGACCAACGCCCTGGTGACGGCCTTTCGTAAGCAGGGCAAGCGCGTCGCTGTGCTCGCGGTAGACCCCAGTTCGCCGTTCTCCGGCGGGGCTCTGCTGGGTGACCGGGTGCGGATGCAGGACCACGCGTTGGACCCCGAGGTCTACATCCGGTCGCTGGCCAGCCGCGGCCACCTGGGCGGGTTGTCCTCGGCCACGCCGCAGGCCCTGCGCGTTCTGGACGCGGCAGGCTGCGATGTCGTTCTCGTCGAGACGGTCGGCGTGGGGCAGAGCGAGGTGGAGGTCGTCGGCATGGCTGACACCACCTTGGTCCTGCTGGCCCCCGGAATGGGCGACGGCATCCAGGCCGCCAAGGCAGGCATCCTGGAGATCGGCGACATCTTTGTGGTCAACAAGGCCGATCGCGACGGCGCCGACGCCACCGTTCGCGACATCCGGCACATGATCAGCCTGGGGGATCGCGCCCAGCCTGGCTTGTGGCGTCCGCCGGTATTGAAGACCAAGGCCGACCGGATGGAAGGCATCGAGGAGGTCCTCGAGGGGATCGAGAAGCACATCGCGTGGACGAGTGAGAACGGTGAACTCAAACGGCGCCGCAAGGCGCGGGCGGCCGATGAGATCGAGGCCATCGTGTTGAGCGAGCTTCGTTCTCGGATCGGCGACCTGCGGGGTAGGCACAGCATCGATGAGTTGGCCGAGCAAGTCGCGCTCGGCCAGAGTGACCCCTATCGCGCCTCTGACTCGATTTTGGCCGACCTGGTCTGAGTTGGGGCAGCCGTCCGCTCTCGACGCTCGGCGCCCGCGGGTTCTCCGCCGGGTGCCGAGCGTCGACGCGTGCGGGCCGGGGCTGGGTGCGGCGAGCTGTCCGTGCGGAGCGGCCGGTAGCGATATGCGCCGCAGGCCTCAGGAGCCGGTGCTGCCGGCACGCCAGTAGGGGGTGGCCGACACCCGGCGGCGGTCCAGTCCGCACTCGGCCTGCAGGTAGGCGCGCAGAGTGGACACCGCGCTGGCCTCAGCCGCAACCCAGGCCACCGCATCCGGACGCACGCGCAGGTGAGGGCCTAGCCGGGCGATGAGTTCGCCCGCGCCAGCTCCGTGTTGCTCACGCTGCCACCAAGTCAGGTTGACCCCTTCACGCACCGGCAGAGGGCGGCGTTCAGCGTCGTCGACGATTTCGACGTGCACATCGGCCTCGGCCGTTTCGGGGAGCCAATGCAAGATCGCCTCCAGGGCGGGCAAGCCGGTCTCATCTGCGATCAGCAGCCAACAGGGCGCCTGGCGGTCCAGGTGCATCCGCCCCGTGGGGCCGGTGAGTTCCAGTTCGTGACCAGCCTCGGCCGCGGCCGCCCAGGTGGCCGCCACGCCGTCCCCATGCAGGGCGAAATCGATGGCGACCGAACCCGTTTCGGGGTCCAAGTCGAGCAGGGTATAGGTGCGTCGGCGCCTGCGGGCCCGCGCCATCTCTTCCGGTTCGCCACTGAAGCGCCCGTTCTCGGGGAAGAGCAAGGTGGCACGCTGGTCCGGGCCGACAGGGTCTACGCCGAGCAGTTCCTCGCTGCGCAAATGGACCCGCTTCATCCGGGGGCTGAGCTGTTCGACCGCTCGCACAACGCAGCGGCGGGGTGCACGGGCGGAGCGGGCCGACGTGCCACGGTTGGGGTTGTCGGTCATCGAGGTCCTTCCCTCCTTCGCACGTGCCCCTGGCGGGGCGCTCGCGGAAGTGTATCGGCCCCGGCCACGCTGGGTTCGGGTTGCTGAGCGCGGTGGACGTAGCCTGACCGGATGAGCTTCCGCCTGGCTTTCGACCCGATCCGGCGTGCCGCGGTTCTGTGGGAGCGCCGGTGGGGGCGAGCGTCCTCGCCGCAGGCGATGGCGACGGCCACCTCGGTGATGCGGGTTCAGCAACTCCTGCTGGCCCAGTTCGACGCCGAACTGGCCGACCTCGGCCTGACCTTTGCGCGCTTCGAGACGCTGGTGCTGCTGACTTTCAGTCGCGAGGGGCGCCTTCCCATGAGCAAAGTCGGGCAGCGGCTGATGGTGCACCCGACCAGCGCGACAAACCTGGTGCAGCGTCTACAAGCCCAGGGTTTCGTCGAGCGGATCCCCAACCCGTTGGACGGGCGCGGCACACTCGCAGTGATCACCGCCAGCGGGCGCGAACGAGCCGAGGAGGGCATGCAGCGTCTCGTCGCTGTCGGGTTCGGGCTGTCTTCGCTCACCGGACCTGAACGAGTGGAGTTGTTTCGGCTGCTGGAGAAAGTGCGCCAGGGCCACGGGGACTTCGACGACCCTGCCCAGGGGTAGCCATCTCGGTCAGTGGGTGCGCCGGTCAGTCGGCACGCACGAGCACCGCCAGCTTCGCCAAGAGCCGGTCGATGTCTTCATCGTTTGAGTAGGGCGCGAGCCCGAGCCGGACCGCGCCGCCCTCTCCGAGGCCGAGGTGACGAGAGCACTCGATTGCGTAGAAGTTGCCGGCTGGGGCGTTGATCCCGGCCGCAGCCAACGAACTGTGCACTTGCTGATCGCTGATGCCGGGGAAGCGAGCCAGCAGGGTGGGGGTGCGGTGTGCCGCGCGTGAAAAGATCGTGGCGCCTAGTTCCAGCAGGCCCTTTTCCAGGCGTTCCCGCAGCCGATCTTCGTGCTCCTGCACCGCGGCCATGGCCGCCAGCAGAGCCGCGCGCCGGGTCGGGCCCTGCCCCAGGCTGGCGAGCGTGTCGACGGCTGCCGTGGTGCCGGCCAGCAGTTCATACGGCAGGGTGCCCAGTTCGAACCGTTCGGGGACCGCGTCGCTGGAGGGCAGGAGCTTGTCCGGGTGTAGCGACTCCAAGAAGGCGGGATCGGCGGCCAGCACTCCGCAGTGCGGGCCGAGGAACTTGTACGGCGAGCAGACGTAGACGTCGGCCCCCAGCTCGGCCACATCGACGGGGGCGTGCGCGGTGTAGTGCACGCCATCGACGAACAACAATGCGCCGACCTGGTGGGTGCGGCGGGCGATGCTGGGCAGATCGGGGCGGGTTCCGATCAGGTTGCTCGCGGCTGTCAGCGCGACCAGGCGGGTTCGTTCGGTGATGAGGTCGGTGACCGCCTCGGGGGCCAGTTCACCGGTTGCGGGGTCGAAGTCGGCCAGCCGCACAGCCGCCCCGGCTCGCTGGGCTGCCTGCATCCACGGGCGCACGTTGGAGTCGTGGTCCAGGCGGGTCAGCACGATCTCATCGCCGGGGCCCCACCCGGCGGCCAGGGTGCGGGAGAACTCGTAGGTCAAGGCGGTCATCGACCTGCCGAAGACGACACCGCCAGGTTCAACGTTCAGCAGATCGCCGATCGCCGCGCGTGCCTGCAGGACGGTCTCCTCCGCTCGCCGTCCAGAGGCGGTGGCGCAGTCGCGGTTGGAGATGCCGCTGGTCATGGTGTCGGCGAGCGCCTGGGCAACGTTGCGGGGGGTTTGGGTGCCGCCGGGGGCATCGAAGAAGCACGTCCCGTCCGCAAGGGCGGGGAAGGACAGGCGGAACTGTTCGACGTCGTAGCTCATGCCCTCCATCCTCCCCGCAGTCCGTTGCCAGCTCACGAATCCCGCGATGTTGCGCCCAGCGGTTGCCGTGTGCGGCGGGCGGTCGCCTCACCTGTAGGAAGTAGTAGGAAGTCCTAGTAAATTGGTGAGCATGACGACAATGGCGCCGCAGACGACCGGTCGTGACCGCTGGCAGCAGCGATTCGACGCCGCCAAGGTCCGCGAGGCGGACTTCACTACCCTGTCCGGGGTGGAGCTGGAGCCTGTCTACGGCCCGACACTCGAGCAGGAAGCCGCCGATCCGGACTTCGAGCGCATCGGCTGGCCGGGCGAGTTCCCCTACACCCGGGGCTTGCACGCCACGGGCTATCGCGGCCGCCCCTGGACCATCCGCCAGTTCGCCGGGTTCGGTAGCGCCCAGCAGACCAACGAGCGCTACAAGATGATCCTCGGACGCGGCGGTGGCGGACTCTCGGTGGCCTTCGATATGCCGACCCTGATGGGTCGCGACTCCGATGACCCGATGAGCCTGGGCGAGGTCGGCCACTGCGGGGTAGCCATCGACTCGGCCGCCGACATGGAGATCCTCTTCGAGGGCATCCCGCTGGGTGAGGTCACCACCTCGATGACGATCTCGGGTCCGGCTGTTCCGGTCTTCTGCATGTACCTCGTGGCCGCCGAACGCCAAGGGGTCGACCCCGGCGTGCTCAACGGCACCTTGCAGACCGACATCTTCAAGGAGTACATCGCGCAGAAGGAATGGCTCTTCGGGCCGGAACCGCACCTGCGCTTGATCGGCGACTTGATGGAGTACTGCAACCAGAACATTCCGGCCTACAAGCCGCTCTCGGTCTCCGGCTACCACATCCGCGAAGCGGGTTCGACGGCTGCCCAAGAACTGGCCTTCACCCTGGCGGACGGCTTCGGATACGTCGAACTGGGTCTCTCACGCGGCCTGGACATCAACTCCTTCGCGCCCGGCCTGAGCTTCTTCTTCGATTCCCATCTGGACTTCTTCGAGGAGATCGCCAAGTTCCGTGCCGCCCGCCGCATCTGGGCCACGTGGATGCGCGACGTATATGGCGCCACCAGCGAGAAGGCGCAATGGCTGCGTTTCCACACGCAGACCGCGGGGGTCTCCCTGACCGCCCAGCAACCGCTGAACAACGTGGTTCGCACCGCCACCGAAGCGCTCGCGGCGATCCTGGGCGGGACGAACTCGCTGCACACCAATGCGCTCGACGAAACCCTGGCGTTGCCGACCGAGCAGTCCGCCGAGGTCGCGCTGCGCACCCAGCAAGTGCTCATGGAGGAGATCGGCGTCACGAACGTGGCCGACCCGCTGGGCGGCTCCTGGTACGTCGAGGCCTTGACCGACAAGATCGAGGCCGAGGCGGAAGCCATCTTCGACTCCATCTTGCGGATGGGTGACAGTGGCGCCACCGTGCAAGACAAGGACAAGATCTCTGAGATCGTGCGGCAGAACACCGGCAAGGCACAGGGCGGAAAGTGGCCCATGACCTCCGGCATCCTGCGCGGCATCGAGGACGGCTGGTTCACCTCCGAAATAGCCGATGCGGCGTTCCAGCACCAGATCAGCCTAGAAATGGGTGACAAGAAGGTCGTTGGCGTCAACTGCCACACCGAGTCGGTCAGCCACGAGTTGGAGATCCTACGGGTCAGCCACGAAGTGGAGACGGTGCAGGTCGCCGAACTGGCCGGGCGAAAGCAGGCGCGCGACACCGCGAAAGCGAACGCTGCCGTGGAGCACATGCTGCAGGTGAGCCGCACGAGCGAGAACATGATCCCGGCGATGCTGGAGGCCGTGCGCGCCGAAGCCACCCTGGGGGAGATCTGCGACGCCATGCGCAACGAGTGGGGCATGCACCGCGAGCCCGCGCGGTTCTGAGTTCTGCCCCGGACGGCCCGATCCTGCCCGCAGGGTCGGGCCGTCCGGTTTGTGCGACCGCGGGCCTTTGCCGCCCCGACGATCTAGGACGCGGCAGGCCCCTGCCTGAGCGGCCCTCCAGGCCAGGACCGCCAAGCGCCCGCCGGCCCATCCGGGTCGGCGAGGTCTATGTCAGTTCAGCGCAGTTTTCCCGCCAACTCCTGCAATTGCCTGGTCGCCACCGCCTCGCCGGTCTGTAGCGCTTCCCAGGCGGCCTGGACGGTGTCTTGGGGGCGATGCTGAGTGGAGTCGATCCACACCCCGAGCTGGCGCAGCGGCTCGAACTCGACCGCGATGCTGTCGTAGCGCGCCCCGATGTTTTTTCCCGGCCGGTGCGCGTCCCTGGCCAGGCCGACTGCCCGATCCGGTTCGAGGTGCAGGTAAGCCAAGGGGTGCGGGTCCAGCGAGGACGCGAAGGGGCCGAGCAAGGCCGGGATCGCCAGCGAGTCGACGATGACGGTGAAGCCCTCCTGCACGAAGTTCTCGGCCAGCGCGGCGAGGTTGCGCCACCGCAATTCCAGCTGCCGCCACCCCTCGTCCTGCGGTTCATCGCCCACATCCACGCCGCCGCGCACGATCATCTGCTGCTGGAGTTGGTCGCCCTCCAGAACCGCCGCCCGCTCGAAGCGTCGCCCCAAACCCGCCGCGACGGTTGTCTTACCCGACCCGGGCAGTCCGTTCACCAGCACGATCAGCGGTTCGGTGGGCATCTTGAAACCCTATCCGGCGCAGCTGGGCACCCGGTCGTCGGCAGTCCAGGACAGCTACGGCCGGCCCGGGGCGGCGCCCCCGGGCCGGCTCTGCCGCGCAAGAGCGGCCCCGCCATTTCCGGGGTCTACCCCACCTTGAGGCAGCCGGTGTCCCCGGGGGTTGCTGCATCGGGGCAGGGATCGGGGAGAATACCGGTATGAGTCAGCCTCCGATGCGTCCTGCCGCCATGCGCGGTGCCGTCGATCTGTCCGGCCTTGGC
Protein-coding regions in this window:
- a CDS encoding MarR family winged helix-turn-helix transcriptional regulator, which encodes MSFRLAFDPIRRAAVLWERRWGRASSPQAMATATSVMRVQQLLLAQFDAELADLGLTFARFETLVLLTFSREGRLPMSKVGQRLMVHPTSATNLVQRLQAQGFVERIPNPLDGRGTLAVITASGRERAEEGMQRLVAVGFGLSSLTGPERVELFRLLEKVRQGHGDFDDPAQG
- the ccrA gene encoding crotonyl-CoA carboxylase/reductase — encoded protein: MHEIREAILSGDRSEATYAGLAVPEAFRAVTVHKDEVGMFEGRASRDKDPRESLHIDEVPIPELAPGEALVAVMASSVNYNTVWTSIFEPMPTFGFLERYGKLSEASKRHDLPYHIIGSDLSGVVLRTGPGVHLWKPGQECVAHCLSVELEHHDGHNDTMLDPEQRIWGFETNFGGLAELAIVKANQLMPKPEHLTWEEAACPGLVNSTAYRQLISKNGAGMKLGDRVLIWGASGGLGSYATQMALAGGATPICVVSSADKADICRKMGAELVIDRRANDYKFWNEEGTKQNPKEWKRFGADIRELTNGHDVDIVFEHPGRETFGASVFVTRKGGTIVTCASTSGYMHEYDNRYLWMNLKRIISSHFANYREAWEANSLIRRGLIHPTLSKAYSMDQVGQAALDVHSNAHQGKVGVLCLSPEEGLGVSKPELREANLEAINRFRNV
- a CDS encoding cysteine desulfurase-like protein yields the protein MSYDVEQFRLSFPALADGTCFFDAPGGTQTPRNVAQALADTMTSGISNRDCATASGRRAEETVLQARAAIGDLLNVEPGGVVFGRSMTALTYEFSRTLAAGWGPGDEIVLTRLDHDSNVRPWMQAAQRAGAAVRLADFDPATGELAPEAVTDLITERTRLVALTAASNLIGTRPDLPSIARRTHQVGALLFVDGVHYTAHAPVDVAELGADVYVCSPYKFLGPHCGVLAADPAFLESLHPDKLLPSSDAVPERFELGTLPYELLAGTTAAVDTLASLGQGPTRRAALLAAMAAVQEHEDRLRERLEKGLLELGATIFSRAAHRTPTLLARFPGISDQQVHSSLAAAGINAPAGNFYAIECSRHLGLGEGGAVRLGLAPYSNDEDIDRLLAKLAVLVRAD
- a CDS encoding siderophore-interacting protein: MTDNPNRGTSARSARAPRRCVVRAVEQLSPRMKRVHLRSEELLGVDPVGPDQRATLLFPENGRFSGEPEEMARARRRRRTYTLLDLDPETGSVAIDFALHGDGVAATWAAAAEAGHELELTGPTGRMHLDRQAPCWLLIADETGLPALEAILHWLPETAEADVHVEIVDDAERRPLPVREGVNLTWWQREQHGAGAGELIARLGPHLRVRPDAVAWVAAEASAVSTLRAYLQAECGLDRRRVSATPYWRAGSTGS
- the mce gene encoding methylmalonyl-CoA epimerase, coding for MTEPVAGLFTHIDHVGIAVRDLDEAIAFYEEKYGMRMAHREVNEEQGVAEAMMEVGDSTSCIQLLAPLNEKSTIAKFIDKSGVGIQQMAYRVENIDEVCATLKERGLRLLYPEPKRGTAGSRINFIHPKDAGGVLVELVEPSTEGSH
- the meaB gene encoding methylmalonyl Co-A mutase-associated GTPase MeaB produces the protein MSRRQVDVPALVEAARAGAPRAVARLISLVEDAHPALREVMTALAPHTGHAHIIGLTGSPGVGKSTMTNALVTAFRKQGKRVAVLAVDPSSPFSGGALLGDRVRMQDHALDPEVYIRSLASRGHLGGLSSATPQALRVLDAAGCDVVLVETVGVGQSEVEVVGMADTTLVLLAPGMGDGIQAAKAGILEIGDIFVVNKADRDGADATVRDIRHMISLGDRAQPGLWRPPVLKTKADRMEGIEEVLEGIEKHIAWTSENGELKRRRKARAADEIEAIVLSELRSRIGDLRGRHSIDELAEQVALGQSDPYRASDSILADLV
- a CDS encoding acetyl-CoA C-acetyltransferase yields the protein MSAPRNDRPSSVLLAGARTPIGRLLGGLSSFSGAQLGGFAIKAALQKAGVAPEQVEYVIMGQVLTAGAGQIPARQAANDAGIPMTVPALSINKVCLSGVDAIALADQLIRAGEFDVIVAGGQESMSQAPHLLEKSRSGFKYGNVTMRDHMAHDGLWDAFTDQSMGDLTEDGNRGDVEVSREEQDAFAARSHRLAAKAWQDGLFADEVVPVEVPQRKGEPVIVSADEGVRAATTVETLGKLRPAFRKDGTITAGTASQISDGACAVVVMSKAKAEELGLEWIAEIGAHGNVAGPDSTLQSQPANAIVAACAKEGIAPTDLDLVEINEAFAAVGIASTRQLGIDPEKVNVNGGAIAMGHPIGMSGARIALHLALELRRRGGGVGAVSLCGGGGQGDALILRVPQA